In Cyprinus carpio isolate SPL01 chromosome B16, ASM1834038v1, whole genome shotgun sequence, the following are encoded in one genomic region:
- the LOC109104569 gene encoding steroid 21-hydroxylase isoform X1 gives MCISAVSVVLLLFILWMLVVQLCRQADRQSAGDAKASKQPEAAVPRLLHSLSKCFCGTPSPSLSGPPSLPLLGNMLDLAQEHLPIHLTSLALRYGNIYRLNCGNTTMVILNNSEIIREALVKKWSDFAGRPHSYTGDIVSSGGRTISLGDFNEEWKAQRRVAHSALQHCTTDSLHSVIEKQAHHLCQVLRDYNGKAVDLSEDFTVAASNVITTLTFGKSHDKFSVDLQKLQVCLNEIVSLWGSPWISALDSFPLLRKLPNPPFSRLMKEVARRDELIGKHIEEFKKSDCKEGGTVTSSLLQSLKSPQGGANQITLTDTHVHMTTVDLLIGGTETTAALLNWTVAFLLHRPEVQNKVYEELCGVLDVRYPQYSDRHRLPYLCALINEMLRLRPVAPLAVPHRAIRNSSIAGHFIPKNTIIIPNLYGAHHDPEVWDDPYSFKPERFLEGGGGSLRALIPFGGGARLCLGEAVAKMEMFLFTAYLLRDFQFLPASKEEPLPDLRGVASVVLKVKPYTVIAHPREQ, from the exons ATGTGTATCTCAGCGGTGAGTGTGGTGCTGTTACTTTTCATTTTGTGGATGCTTGTGGTCCAGCTCTGTAGACAGGCTGACAGGCAAAGTGCTGGAGATGCCAAAGCAAGCAAGCAACCAGAAG CGGCTGTACCCAGACTCCTGCATTCCCTCTCTAAGTGCTTCTGTGGCACtccttctccctctctttctggTCCTCCCTCTCTCCCTTTGCTGGGCAACATGCTGGATCTTGCCCAAGAACATCTACCCATCCACCTGACTTCACTGGCACTTCGCTATGGAAATATCTATCGGCTCAACTGTGGGAACacaa ccaTGGTGATTTTAAATAATAGTGAGATCATCCGCGAGGCTCTGGTTAAAAAATGGTCTGACTTTGCTGGGAGGCCTCATTCATATACCG GTGATATAGTATCAAGCGGAGGGCGAACCATTTCTCTGGGTGATTTCAATGAGGAATGGAAGGCTCAAAGGCGTGTGGCCCATAGTGCTCTGCAACACTGCACAACGGATTCCCTGCACTCGGTCATAGAAAAGCAAGCACACCATCTCTGCCAG GTGTTGCGGGACTACAATGGAAAAGCAGTGGATTTATCCGAAGATTTCACTGTGGCTGCGAGTAATGTCATCACAACACTAACCTTTGGCAAAAGT CATGATAAGTTTTCAGTAGATCTGCAGAAGCTGCAGGTCTGTCTGAATGAGATTGTGTCTCTCTGGGGTTCACCTTGGATCTCAGCGCTGGACTCCTTCCCACTGCTCAGG AAATTACCCAACCCTCCATTCTCTCGCCTCATGAAGGAGGTAGCCAGACGCGATGAGCTGATAGGGAAACACATTGAGGAGTTTAAG aaaagtgactgtaaagaagGTGGCACAGTGACTTCCTCACTTCTGCAGAGCTTGAAATCACCACAAGGGGGAGCCAATCAGAta ACTCTGACAGACACTCATGTGCACATGACCACAGTGGATCTGCTGATTGGAGGGACAGAAACTACTGCTGCCTTGCTCAACTGGACTGTGGCCTTCCTTTTACACAGACCtgag GTTCAGAATAAAGTGTACGAGGAGCTGTGTGGTGTGTTGGATGTGCGGTACCCTCAGTACAGTGACCGACACAGACTGCCATATCTGTGCGCTCTGATCAACGAGATGTTAAGACTTCGACCTGTAGCTCCCCTCGCCGTGCCTCACAGAGCCATACGAAACAGCAG TATTGCAGGCCATTTCATCCCCAAGAATACAATAATCATTCCTAATCTGTATGGTGCCCACCATGATCCAGAGGTCTGGGATGATCCATACAGCTTCAAACCAG AACGCTTTTTGGAAGGTGGTGGCGGGTCCCTTCGTGCCCTGATTCCTTTTGGAGGAGGGGCCCGACTGTGTCTGGGAGAGGCAGTAGCCAAAATGGAGATGTTTCTTTTCACAGCTTATCTGCTGCGAGACTTTCAGTTCCTACCTGCCAGTAAAGAGGAGCCTCTGCCTGACCTGCGAGGTGTTGCCAGTGTGGTTCTTAAAGTCAAACCATACACAGTTATAGCACACCCAAGAGAACAGTAA
- the LOC109104569 gene encoding steroid 21-hydroxylase isoform X2: MCISAVSVVLLLFILWMLVVQLCRQADRQSAGDAKASKQPEAAVPRLLHSLSKCFCGTPSPSLSGPPSLPLLGNMLDLAQEHLPIHLTSLALRYGNIYRLNCGNTTMVILNNSEIIREALVKKWSDFAGRPHSYTGDIVSSGGRTISLGDFNEEWKAQRRVAHSALQHCTTDSLHSVIEKQAHHLCQVLRDYNGKAVDLSEDFTVAASNVITTLTFGKSHDKFSVDLQKLQVCLNEIVSLWGSPWISALDSFPLLRKLPNPPFSRLMKEVARRDELIGKHIEEFKKSDCKEGGTVTSSLLQSLKSPQGGANQITLTDTHVHMTTVDLLIGGTETTAALLNWTVAFLLHRPEVQNKVYEELCGVLDVRYPQYSDRHRLPYLCALINEMLRLRPVAPLAVPHRAIRNSSIAGHFIPKNTIIIPNLYGAHHDPEVWDDPYSFKPVNLIYCRTLFGRWWRVPSCPDSFWRRGPTVSGRGSSQNGDVSFHSLSAARLSVPTCQ; the protein is encoded by the exons ATGTGTATCTCAGCGGTGAGTGTGGTGCTGTTACTTTTCATTTTGTGGATGCTTGTGGTCCAGCTCTGTAGACAGGCTGACAGGCAAAGTGCTGGAGATGCCAAAGCAAGCAAGCAACCAGAAG CGGCTGTACCCAGACTCCTGCATTCCCTCTCTAAGTGCTTCTGTGGCACtccttctccctctctttctggTCCTCCCTCTCTCCCTTTGCTGGGCAACATGCTGGATCTTGCCCAAGAACATCTACCCATCCACCTGACTTCACTGGCACTTCGCTATGGAAATATCTATCGGCTCAACTGTGGGAACacaa ccaTGGTGATTTTAAATAATAGTGAGATCATCCGCGAGGCTCTGGTTAAAAAATGGTCTGACTTTGCTGGGAGGCCTCATTCATATACCG GTGATATAGTATCAAGCGGAGGGCGAACCATTTCTCTGGGTGATTTCAATGAGGAATGGAAGGCTCAAAGGCGTGTGGCCCATAGTGCTCTGCAACACTGCACAACGGATTCCCTGCACTCGGTCATAGAAAAGCAAGCACACCATCTCTGCCAG GTGTTGCGGGACTACAATGGAAAAGCAGTGGATTTATCCGAAGATTTCACTGTGGCTGCGAGTAATGTCATCACAACACTAACCTTTGGCAAAAGT CATGATAAGTTTTCAGTAGATCTGCAGAAGCTGCAGGTCTGTCTGAATGAGATTGTGTCTCTCTGGGGTTCACCTTGGATCTCAGCGCTGGACTCCTTCCCACTGCTCAGG AAATTACCCAACCCTCCATTCTCTCGCCTCATGAAGGAGGTAGCCAGACGCGATGAGCTGATAGGGAAACACATTGAGGAGTTTAAG aaaagtgactgtaaagaagGTGGCACAGTGACTTCCTCACTTCTGCAGAGCTTGAAATCACCACAAGGGGGAGCCAATCAGAta ACTCTGACAGACACTCATGTGCACATGACCACAGTGGATCTGCTGATTGGAGGGACAGAAACTACTGCTGCCTTGCTCAACTGGACTGTGGCCTTCCTTTTACACAGACCtgag GTTCAGAATAAAGTGTACGAGGAGCTGTGTGGTGTGTTGGATGTGCGGTACCCTCAGTACAGTGACCGACACAGACTGCCATATCTGTGCGCTCTGATCAACGAGATGTTAAGACTTCGACCTGTAGCTCCCCTCGCCGTGCCTCACAGAGCCATACGAAACAGCAG TATTGCAGGCCATTTCATCCCCAAGAATACAATAATCATTCCTAATCTGTATGGTGCCCACCATGATCCAGAGGTCTGGGATGATCCATACAGCTTCAAACCAG TGAATCTGATTTATTGCAGAACGCTTTTTGGAAGGTGGTGGCGGGTCCCTTCGTGCCCTGATTCCTTTTGGAGGAGGGGCCCGACTGTGTCTGGGAGAGGCAGTAGCCAAAATGGAGATGTTTCTTTTCACAGCTTATCTGCTGCGAGACTTTCAGTTCCTACCTGCCAGTAA